The sequence TTCTCCCCAAGGCTTGGCGCGGGATTTTTTGAGATTCTCACCTATGGGCTTTTTGGGGCATTTCTCTATCTAAGCGCTGTGATGATTCCCGTTTGGCGTAGTGCTATGAGCGATGCGGGTGAGGTGATACGATGATTCTTCTAGATAGGGTGAGCAAGCGATTCTTGGATCGGAGTGGAGAGCGCGGGATTTTTGAGCTCTCCTTGGAGATCAAAGAGGGAGAGAGCTGCTTGCTTAGAGGGCCAAGCGGCAGCGGAAAAAGCACGCTTTTATCGCTCATCAGCGGAATTGCCCGTCCTAGTAATGGCGAGGTAAGCATCCAAGGTAAGCACCTCTCGCTCATGAGTGATCATTTTGCCACGCGATTTCGGTTGCTCCATATTGGGTTTATTTTCCAGAAATTTCACCTGATTCCCGATATGAGCGCCTTTGAGAATGTGGCTTTGGCTCTTGTGCCCCTTAATCTCTCTTCTAGAGAGCTTGATCGCAGGGTCTTTGGAATCTTGGAGCGATTCTTAATGAAAGAGAAGGCCTTTAGCCTCGCTAAAGATCTCTCTGGGGGTGAGCAGCAACGCGTGGCGATTGCTAGGGCGCTGGTGAATGAGCCCATGATTCTTTTAGCGGATGAGCCCACTGCCAATTTGGATCCAAGCCTTAAAAAAGAGTTTTTGAGATTGCTTGGAGAGCTCAAGGGAGAGGGGAGGACACTCCTGGTGGCCTCGCATGATAGGGAGCTTTTAGAGGGGGGCTTTTTTGATCGTCAGATTGAGCTTTTAGAGGGGAGGCTGGTTTGATTCTAAGTGGTGGCTCAATCGCCTATTTGGCGGTGGAGAGCGTGAGTATGGGGCTGGCTCTTTTGGCGGGCTATGGGGCTTGGAAGATTACTAGGGGGTATGAGGCTTATCGCTTTGATGCAAAACAATATCGACTCTTTGCCCTAGGAGAGCTCTCCTCTTCGATTATTCGCTTTATCTTGGGGGTGAAGTGGATACTCTTTTTCTACTATGCTTATCTGCTTGATTCTTTTGCGCCTCAGCTTATTGGAGCCATGTGTGCTACGGGGGTGGTCAATGCCCTTTGGGAGGGATGGTGGCTCTATGGATGGAAGCTTTTGACTCTCCTTTTGGCCACTTTGTGGTTGGTGATGCATCAAGATGATCGCCAAAGAGAGGATCAGCCCTACTTTAGGCTTAAATTCCTCTTCTATCTCGCGGTGCTAGGGGCTTTGGCGGTGGAGTATCTATGGAGCGTGGTGGCTCTTTGGGGGTTGGAGCCTCAGCGTATGGTGAGCTGCTGCTCTAGCACTTTTAGCGCGGGGAGCGCGGGGGCTTTGGGCGAAGGGATGATGAGTGAGCGGAGCCTTTATGCTTTTTTGGGGCTTTTTGGAGTGATGGGTGGGGCTTATGGGGTGGGTTGGGTCAGGCTCTTGGTTTGGCCAATCTTCTTTTTTTTGCCTAGCGCCCTTTGGGCGATCATCTACTTTTTTTCTCCCTATATCTATGCAATTCCTACGCACACTTGCCCTTTTTGTTTAATCCAGTTCGAGTATTACGGAATAGGCTATCTGCTCTATCTTCTCCTTTTTGCGGGGAGCTTTTTGGGTGTGGCTTCAGCCTTTAGGAGTCTCTATGCCAAAGAGATGGATCCAAAACCTCTCATGAGAATCTCCATGGGGCTTCAACTTCTCCTCTTGATGGTGCTTTGGGGGTATGTTCTGGGTTATTTTTGGATTAATGGGGCGTGGCTGAAGTAGCAAATCACCTTAAGACCCCCTTTGTGACCCTCTTGCAAAAAAATAGTAGCTTGATGGAGATCGAGGATACGCTTCACGATCGCTAGCCCCAAACCGCTTCCCTCATTCGAATGGCTTTGGACACGATAGAAACGTTTAAAAACCTTAGGATACTCCTTTGTAGGGATTCCTTTACCCTCATCTTCAATCTCTAGACAAATTTGTTGGGGTAGATTTTGTAATGAGATTCGAATGGAAGCGTTGAAAGGGGAGTGAATGATGGCATTTTCAATGAGATTTTTGATGGCAATTTGAAGTAAAAAAAGGTTGCCATAGAGAGTAATGGGGGTGATTTGCTCAGTCTTAAGAGAGATTGACTTTTCTTGAAGGCGATTTTTAAGGAGCAAAAGACTCTCGAATATGATCTCGTCAAGGTAGATATCTTGAGATTCCATGACAAAGTCGCTCCGATCTGTTTGAGAGAGGAGTAGAAGATTTTCAATGATTTTTTGAATAAGATCGATGCGTTTTAGATTTCTCTCCCAGAAGGCTTCTTTTTGAGGGGAGGGATTTTTGGAGTGAGCCGCCATTTCTAGCTCGATTCTTAGAGAGCTTAGGGGAGTTTTGATCTCATGTGAGACGTCAGAGCTAAACTCAGAAAGTCTGTTAAAGGCCTCCTGTAGTCTCTCTAAAAGGGCATTGAAAGCATTGGTTAGCTCCTCGACCTCAAGACTGTTGTGTTGCTGAGGGCGAAGACGCCAAGAGGGTCGTTTGGGGTCTAGTGTGCTTATCTCCTCAAGCAGGGAGTGTAAAGGAGAGAATGATCGATCGATGAGCCAGCCGCTTGCAAGGATGAGCAAAAAGAGAGTGGCGGGAAGCAAAAGAGCTAACCCATAGTAGAGGCTTTCTAAAAGCGTGCCACCTTGTTGTTTGGTGGTGCTCACTTGAACCACTATTAAGAAATCTTCTTTTTCCTCAAGGAGCAAAAAGGCATGAAAAAACTTCTCATCTTCTCCAAAAACAACTCCTCCTTGAAAGAACGTTTCAAATCTCTCCAAGGGGGGCAAATAAGAAGGAGTGATCTCCCCGCTCTGTTTAAGAATCTCTTTTTCGAGCCCTTTTTTATTAATTTTGAGAATTTGGATATAAAGAGGAGGGAAGTCAAACTCCTCCTCCTCATCCAAAGAGAGACGCGAATAGTCTGAGTGGAGCTTGTGATAATCCTCTTTGATCTCCAAGACCACCACCTTAAGAAAGGCCTCGGTTTCATTTCTAAAATTCTCTTTGACAAGCAGGTAGAGTCCTGCCCCAAGAAGAATTAACATGAGAAGATGAATAAGGGAGTGGGCAATCCAGAGTTTGGATTTAAGGCTAAAGAGCTTGGGCATCAAAGGTATCCAAATCGATAACCGATTCCTCGAAGAGTGTGAATTAACTTAACGGAATGATCTTTGTCGATTTTGTTCCTAAGGCGGTAAATATAGACGCTTATAACATTGCTCAGGGTTTGTTCTTCAAAATCTAGTAAAGCCTCTTTGATAATCTCTTCGGAGAGAGTCGCGTCTTGATTAAGAGCAAGAAATTCCAAGAGGCGATACTCTTTGGGGGTCAAGAGAATGAGCTTGCCTCCGCGGGTTACCTTTTTAGTGCGTTGGTCTATTTCTAAATCGGCAATCTTTAATGCCAGAGGATTTTCTGGAGTTATTGGATTGCGTAGCCTGGCTCGAATTCTTGCCATGAGTTCAGCCAGTGAGAAGGGCTTGGCCAAATAGTCATCTGCGCCACTATCCAAGCCAAAGACACGATCCATAATCGTGTCTTTGGCTGTGAGTATAATCAGAGGGATTCCCTCTCCACGTGCTCGGAGTTTTTGGCAAAAGGTGATCCCATTGCCATCGGGAAGCATTAAGTCAAGAAGAATAAGATCGTAGCGAAAATGGGTTAAGAGATGAGAAGCATCCGCTAGACATGGGGCAATATCAATGGTGTAGAGTTCTTTTTGTAGAGCTTTTTTGAGAACCAAGGAGAGGTCCAAATCGTCTTCAACGAGCAAAATCTTCACCCTAAATGCCTCCATAGAATGGACGCCCAAATCCCTAGGGTTAAAACGATAGTCAATAGGACAATAGCGCTTCCCACGTCTTTGGCGATTCCTGCTTGGGGGTGATATTGGGGTGAGATCATATCAACCACCCTCTCAATGGAACTGTTAATTGCTTCAGCAATGAGAATTTGCCAAAGGGATCCAGCTAGAATTAAACGGCTCCAAAAATCTAACTCTAGATAACCAAGAAGTGCTATTCCAAAGCAGACCACTCCCGCTTCTATTCGAAAAGAGACTTCGCTTTTCCATAAATTTAAAAGCCCTTTTAAGGCGTATCCCGAATTTTTAAAAAGATGATAAGAGGGCTTCACGTTCTAATCCTTTGGCAGGAAAAAGTCAAGATCAGGATTATAGACAGTTGTGGCGACATTGGCAAGGTGAAGTAGGCTTGAGAAGAGGTAGTCGTGACTTAATTGATCGTTTTGTCGACTTTTGAGTGCCTGTTTATAAGAGTCTAGATCTTTTCCTATCCACGCCAGCGCCCCTACGCGTTTCTGCTCATCAGGAGCTATAGTATAAGGGAGTCCATGGAGATAAATCCCATTCTCTCCAAGCGATTCTCCATGGTCAGAGACATAGATGAGCGCCACTTGATAACGATCTTGATAATTCTTGAGCCACTCAATGGAGCGAGAGAGAAGAAAGTCTGTATAGAGGATCGTATTATCGTAAACATTAATCAATTCTTCTTGAGAACATTTTTGGAGTTCACTTGTATTGCAGGCAGGAGTGAAGTGAGCAAAAGCGGAGGGATAGCGCTTATAATAAGTGGGGCCATGACTTCCTTCTTGGTGGAGGACGATGAAGGTATCTTGGTATTTTTTTTCAAGCTTTTGGTCAAGCCCTTCTAGAAGTTTCTCATCAAATACTTCTCCGCTATAGTTGAGCGTGTCAGCAATTCGATTGCAAACCCCTTTGCAAAAACCTGAGTTATTGCCATGCCAAATAATTCGTACACCCGCTCGCTGCAACACATCTAAGAGATTTTCTCGATAGCGACTCTTTTTATCGGAGTATTGACTTTGGGTGAGATCAGAAAAGAGACAGGGAAGCGAGATGGCAGTGGCAGTTCCACAAGAGTAGAACTGCGGGAGAAAAAGCACTTCTTGTTTAGCTAGGAGGGGATTGGTTTCTCTCAGGTAACCCCCCAATGAAAAATTTGCTGCTCTAGCCGTTTCGCCAACTATAAAGAGAACCAGTCGTTTTTTCTCTTCGTGGCTAGCCATATGAGCATCCATGCCTATGGCTTGTATGGTCTGAGGGGTTGGGAGCTGGTGCTGTAGGGCGAAATACTTGAGTGTGGAGTAAAGAGGATAGGTGGGATTGGTGTAGAGACGAAAATCACTATGATTTCGAAAAAAAGAGAAGTAGCTTTTGCCCAATGTTGTGATGACAAGAAGTAGAAAGAAAATAATTCCTATAAGCCACTTAAGGCGAAAAAACAAGGCTTCGCTCCAACTCTCTTTTTTGAGACGAATCGACCAAAGTAGCGCCAAGGGGAATACTACCCAAACGAAGAGATGTAGAAGAAGGTCAGTATTGATAAGTTCTAGAGCTTCACCTCGATCGGTTTGCATTACATTTTGAACCATTTCATGGCTAATGACAGTTCCATAGCGATTCATGAAATAAGAGCTCAATGCGGCTATTCCAATGGCAATACTCAAGAAAGGTTTGAGGGTGAATCTAGAAGAGAAGGGGAGCAAGAT comes from Wolinella succinogenes DSM 1740 and encodes:
- a CDS encoding ABC transporter ATP-binding protein, producing MILLDRVSKRFLDRSGERGIFELSLEIKEGESCLLRGPSGSGKSTLLSLISGIARPSNGEVSIQGKHLSLMSDHFATRFRLLHIGFIFQKFHLIPDMSAFENVALALVPLNLSSRELDRRVFGILERFLMKEKAFSLAKDLSGGEQQRVAIARALVNEPMILLADEPTANLDPSLKKEFLRLLGELKGEGRTLLVASHDRELLEGGFFDRQIELLEGRLV
- a CDS encoding sensor histidine kinase; protein product: MPKLFSLKSKLWIAHSLIHLLMLILLGAGLYLLVKENFRNETEAFLKVVVLEIKEDYHKLHSDYSRLSLDEEEEFDFPPLYIQILKINKKGLEKEILKQSGEITPSYLPPLERFETFFQGGVVFGEDEKFFHAFLLLEEKEDFLIVVQVSTTKQQGGTLLESLYYGLALLLPATLFLLILASGWLIDRSFSPLHSLLEEISTLDPKRPSWRLRPQQHNSLEVEELTNAFNALLERLQEAFNRLSEFSSDVSHEIKTPLSSLRIELEMAAHSKNPSPQKEAFWERNLKRIDLIQKIIENLLLLSQTDRSDFVMESQDIYLDEIIFESLLLLKNRLQEKSISLKTEQITPITLYGNLFLLQIAIKNLIENAIIHSPFNASIRISLQNLPQQICLEIEDEGKGIPTKEYPKVFKRFYRVQSHSNEGSGLGLAIVKRILDLHQATIFLQEGHKGGLKVICYFSHAPLIQK
- a CDS encoding response regulator transcription factor, which encodes MKILLVEDDLDLSLVLKKALQKELYTIDIAPCLADASHLLTHFRYDLILLDLMLPDGNGITFCQKLRARGEGIPLIILTAKDTIMDRVFGLDSGADDYLAKPFSLAELMARIRARLRNPITPENPLALKIADLEIDQRTKKVTRGGKLILLTPKEYRLLEFLALNQDATLSEEIIKEALLDFEEQTLSNVISVYIYRLRNKIDKDHSVKLIHTLRGIGYRFGYL
- a CDS encoding diacylglycerol kinase; protein product: MKPSYHLFKNSGYALKGLLNLWKSEVSFRIEAGVVCFGIALLGYLELDFWSRLILAGSLWQILIAEAINSSIERVVDMISPQYHPQAGIAKDVGSAIVLLTIVLTLGIWASILWRHLG
- a CDS encoding phosphoethanolamine transferase yields the protein MLLRPSLSSGKLLILSTLLFVALANTRLYSHLFAFAKEGMNPLFFTSLPLVHASLLFLILLPFSSRFTLKPFLSIAIGIAALSSYFMNRYGTVISHEMVQNVMQTDRGEALELINTDLLLHLFVWVVFPLALLWSIRLKKESWSEALFFRLKWLIGIIFFLLLVITTLGKSYFSFFRNHSDFRLYTNPTYPLYSTLKYFALQHQLPTPQTIQAIGMDAHMASHEEKKRLVLFIVGETARAANFSLGGYLRETNPLLAKQEVLFLPQFYSCGTATAISLPCLFSDLTQSQYSDKKSRYRENLLDVLQRAGVRIIWHGNNSGFCKGVCNRIADTLNYSGEVFDEKLLEGLDQKLEKKYQDTFIVLHQEGSHGPTYYKRYPSAFAHFTPACNTSELQKCSQEELINVYDNTILYTDFLLSRSIEWLKNYQDRYQVALIYVSDHGESLGENGIYLHGLPYTIAPDEQKRVGALAWIGKDLDSYKQALKSRQNDQLSHDYLFSSLLHLANVATTVYNPDLDFFLPKD